A genomic region of Oceaniferula marina contains the following coding sequences:
- a CDS encoding DEAD/DEAH box helicase → MSFTDLGLSEAVLQAVTESGYENPTPIQAKAIPLILEGKDVIGASQTGTGKTAAFALPSLSKIKPLGKPQILVLEPTRELAHQVAEQFEHYGKHTGCKVALLHGGVGYGRQDEQMKVADIVVATPGRLIDHFYRATMRFGKIEILILDEVDRMLDMGFLPIVRKIVSLCPWNTEETSRQTLFFSATMPPAIQGFAQWCLKDPEEVEIARRAVAATVKHAFYPVSMDQRDELLLALLEKTDFHSVMIFTRTRKEADALTGLIKGTGHDEVVAMHSDIKQTDRMKALKGFKEGTYNILVATDVAARGIDISGVTHVINYRVPENSEDYVHRIGRTGRAEAEGDAFTILTADELDFATSVENFINKKIERRKLEDFDYKYTALLDDSPAKPVRRKRPPAPRRRRR, encoded by the coding sequence ATGTCTTTTACCGATCTCGGCCTCTCCGAAGCCGTTCTCCAAGCCGTCACTGAGTCCGGCTACGAGAACCCAACCCCCATTCAAGCCAAAGCCATCCCTCTCATTCTCGAGGGCAAGGATGTCATTGGGGCATCTCAGACAGGGACAGGTAAAACCGCAGCCTTTGCCCTGCCATCACTTTCAAAAATCAAACCTCTGGGCAAACCCCAGATCCTCGTTCTTGAACCCACCCGTGAGCTTGCCCATCAGGTGGCAGAGCAGTTTGAGCACTACGGCAAACATACCGGATGCAAGGTCGCCCTGCTTCACGGCGGAGTCGGCTACGGACGCCAGGACGAACAAATGAAAGTAGCCGATATCGTCGTCGCCACTCCAGGCCGGTTGATCGACCACTTCTACCGCGCCACCATGCGCTTCGGCAAAATTGAAATTCTGATTCTGGATGAAGTCGACCGCATGCTCGACATGGGCTTCCTACCCATCGTTCGAAAAATTGTCAGCCTCTGCCCATGGAATACCGAAGAGACATCGCGCCAGACGCTCTTTTTCTCGGCCACCATGCCTCCGGCCATCCAAGGTTTTGCCCAATGGTGTCTCAAAGACCCGGAGGAAGTTGAAATCGCCCGCCGCGCCGTTGCAGCCACAGTTAAACATGCTTTCTACCCGGTTTCGATGGACCAACGCGACGAACTCCTGCTCGCACTGCTGGAAAAAACAGACTTTCACTCGGTCATGATTTTCACCCGCACCCGCAAAGAAGCAGACGCCCTCACCGGCCTCATCAAAGGCACCGGCCACGACGAGGTGGTTGCGATGCACTCCGACATTAAACAAACCGACCGGATGAAGGCTCTCAAGGGCTTCAAGGAAGGAACCTATAACATTCTTGTTGCCACCGATGTTGCAGCACGCGGGATTGACATCTCGGGAGTCACCCATGTGATCAACTACCGGGTGCCGGAAAACTCGGAAGACTACGTTCACCGGATTGGACGGACCGGTCGGGCCGAAGCTGAAGGTGATGCTTTCACCATCCTCACTGCGGACGAACTCGACTTCGCCACCTCCGTTGAAAATTTCATCAATAAAAAAATTGAGCGGCGTAAACTCGAAGATTTCGATTACAAATACACAGCTTTGCTCGATGACTCTCCAGCAAAACCTGTCCGCCGCAAACGCCCGCCGGCACCACGCCGCCGCCGCCGCTAG
- the ruvC gene encoding crossover junction endodeoxyribonuclease RuvC yields MKVLAIDPAIRNTGYALLEGDHQQQDVLDFGVISIPPKIPQSAALSAVHTGINNLISQWQPDEVAVEGIIYVQSHRTAITMGAARAASLISAAEAGLPIFEYAPRKVKQVVTGNGSADKQQVAFMVRALLGLNETPPHDAADAIAIAVAHLTASDPLKAALLKRQQI; encoded by the coding sequence ATGAAAGTTCTCGCGATCGACCCCGCCATTCGAAACACAGGCTATGCCCTGTTGGAGGGGGACCATCAACAGCAAGACGTACTCGACTTCGGAGTCATCTCCATTCCGCCAAAAATTCCGCAGTCTGCGGCTCTGTCAGCCGTTCACACCGGCATCAACAATCTGATTTCCCAGTGGCAACCCGATGAGGTCGCTGTCGAGGGCATCATCTACGTCCAATCACACCGCACCGCCATTACCATGGGGGCCGCTCGGGCAGCCAGCTTGATCAGCGCAGCAGAAGCCGGCTTACCCATATTCGAATACGCACCTCGCAAGGTAAAACAAGTGGTCACCGGCAATGGTTCCGCCGACAAGCAACAAGTGGCATTCATGGTCAGAGCTCTGCTGGGACTAAACGAAACGCCCCCCCACGACGCTGCGGACGCCATCGCCATCGCAGTGGCCCATTTGACAGCAAGTGATCCACTCAAAGCGGCCCTACTTAAAAGACAGCAAATTTAA